cattcagcgctgaaacggaaattggcagtaaaaggtttgaaaggtgtaacaggaggaaaacctcgcagttgcactatgaatcaattgttaggggacggtggaaagtaagatggaagagagggaatatgaacggaggtacagtaaaaggaacgaaaggggttgcagctaaggaccgaaggcaCGCTTGAGGTGCATGATTATGAGATGCAGGTAGACAAGGGTTTGTAACCGCTGTTCCCTACTGCTCTTCAGTGTGTGGTTTTAGCTGTAATTTTATTAGCTGTAACATGgcatatgttgagagagagagagagagagagagagagagagagagagagagagagagagagagagagagagagagagagagagagagagagagaatttaacgtTAACTAATCACAGTTTCACTTCCATACAGAGAGAATTTAATGTTAACTAATCACAGTTTTACTTCCATacatactttgagagagagagagagagagagagagagagagagagagagagagagagagagagagagagagattttttaacgTTGACTAATCAGTTTTAATTCCATacatacttagagagagagagagagagagagagagagagagagagagagagagagagagagagagagagagagagagagagagagagagagagaatttaacgtCAGCTAATCACAGTTTTACTTCCATGCATACTTTCAATTTATTATACTCTGAAAACATTTTTTGGCTAATGAGGTAATTAAGGTAACCTCCGGTACATGTGGCTTATTGCTGACACGAAGCAAATGTGTTCACTGGCAACAACTGCAAATAACATCACATAAGATCTCATAAGCAAAATCGACATATTGCTGTTGGAGAAAGTTTCGAATACGATCAGTCACTTTCATTCAGTATGCTTGTTCTTCTCCCTCCTTTGGCTTAGGAAATAGCAGGTCCAGAACTACTGCGCtgtgtcacttctttcaaatttaCGAGCCATCTACCATGTCGTTTTTAATTAAAACCAACACTGCAACAATcagtaaaaagtaataaagtGAGAGGTTCTACTGGTTCTGGAGACATGCAGCGTCCAATTGTGACTTCACTCAGCATGAGTTCTTTGTGTTCTATCAAATTTATACTGTATTGATTATTTTAATGAGTGATTATACATTCAGCAAGAAACATTCGCTTCATCGACAGGATTCTCGCCGTCATTCACAACAATAGAATGAAGTTTTCATTTACATCGTTCTATCTTTTCACAACCTGTGGCATCTGCATAATCTTCGCTTTCTAGAGCGAGGACAAGGGTGGGTATCCTCACCGCTAACTCTGGTTTGTTATTGTACAAGCAGCCAAATCAGAGGTGGCATTCCTCCCACAAGTGGCAAAATCATTACCGTCATAAGCCTGATCATTTCAAGACTTTGCAACAAAAAAGACTGCGTTCTGTGAGACTTAACGCATAAACAAGTAGTTATTCTCTACTCTGGAGTTGTTCTGAGCATCACCGCCGCATCCGTTTCTGCCGAGCGTCCCCGAGCAAGAGGCGGCGCCCTTTCCCTCGGGAAGAAACTGGATCGGGGAGGGAACTGGCGGGGGCATCAGAAAAGTGGACGCTTCCTCATAGAGGGGGTCACTGATCTGACTCATCAGGACGGCGGGGGGATGATCGACTACTCTACGTCTCCTGTTCCTCGAAGTGACTAAGACGCAAGACAAAGCTATAGCTGCGACGACTGCAATGACGCATATCCCTATGAGACTGTACAGAACTATGTACATGACATCAGAACTTTGTTTCTCGGTCTGGGGAGGCCCTTTTAGGCTACAAGGAGTTCTTGTAGCCCACCTGGGGAGATTATGAGGTACGCACGTTGGGTCTAGCACTTGTTTCAAACGGGTGGAAGCCAGATCGTACAGAGTGGAACTTTTGTACGGAGAAGACGTATAAGAAGGTACGGCACTTGTCTCCGTCGAGTTGGTGGCCTCATCCGAATCTGAATCGACAGGTTCTTCTGCACCCGAAAATGGAATGTCAATATAATTACCGGTGATGTAGTGATCGGAGAAAGAGCATTTCAGGTGAGTCAGAGCGCCAGGCTGAGCAACAATACGGTTGTTCCTCACTCTGATATTCCCGCCATTTTCCGTTCTGAGAGCCCCAGGCCGCATGTCAGCCACGCTCGAGTTCCCCAGGACGAGGTTTATTCTGCTTGTCACTATGGCGTCTGTGTCCAGGCGTGCTATCGTCACGTTTTCCAAGACCATCTGGTGAACGACGGAACTGGTCAGGTTGAAAGCTCCCGATTCGATTCTGCCGATGACCGAGTTGTGGAACTTGACGGCGGTGACAGAGTTCATGTTTGAAACCACCAGTCTGCCAGGTTCAGTCGTCGGGCCCTTGAAAATTCCGATGTCGGAACTCTCCACTTCCAGGTAATTCAACATCTCGACGTTGCTGAAGGCATCTGTTCGAACGATTCCGACAGTCGACTGAATCAGTCGCAGCCCTGCTTTGGGTTTGCCGCTGAACAAGTACCTCGGGAGTTCGTCCACAGTGCAGCCTTTGAGACCAATACCTGAAAGAGATTGAGAGTCGACAGTGAGATGTTGATTGGTGAAAATCAGGCTCTAAAGCCAAACGCTGGGGCACTTTGTGCCATTCAGCGATTAAGAATAGTGGAAAAAAGGGCCCTTCTGAATAGGGCTTTATATTCCAaaagaattcttcatgaccaacAAGATACTCTGCGGAAAAATATGAGAGGAACCTCACCTGCAAATGTGTGCCTCAACCGGTTCCAGTGTCCCGGGTCATTCAGGTTCTTAGGCAGCGAGAGGAACTCGACGTCCCACACATCCAGAGCAGAAGAAGGGTAACCTTTCCAGGCTGTGATGAACCCTTCCGTGAGGGTGACTCGAACGCTCTTCTCAACCCGGACGTAGACTTGAGAGATGGTCTCCTCTGCCGACGTGAGAAAGATCTCCTCCGCTAGGTGAACGGGCTGCTCGATGAGATGGTACATGAGATTAATCACCTGAGATGTTACACACAGTATCGTGCCTAGAGTTGTCAAACTCGCTTTTACGAGACTGCTGTCTTTTTCTGCGTGTAACTTATTATTCACTGTTCTGGTTTCAAAAGTAGTTTAAGGATTATATCTTGAAGTATATAACATTACTTTTGCTGCGCGTCACGATAAATTACAAGCGCTGAGGACCAGCAGCATTACGATTCTGAGAGTAAATAATGTACATTTCATACGTTACATATCCTTCGAACTAAGTAAGAGACTCTGTTTGTTAATCCCGCCTCCCAGAGGAtcttgtgcagttggaacttcagaagttcaagcgaatatgcaatgcattactaccctaatactattctccttggattttgatacagttttatctatttgtccatttattaattcatttttttcttttttaataagtggtatatcctctctctgtattcccccttacttcctcttgcttcttcctaatgtactccgtattctttggaagctcgaattttaagtcaatggcccctgaggcttgttccatacgaacaggtttcatgtactgaataataataataataataataataataataataataataataataataataataataataataataataataataataatcccaaattctccatatttctttataaatctgTTATTATTTGACGCTGTTGACATAATTTTACCTCTGGAACTTCCGGACGGTTTCCACAGTTCTACAAAAGTTTGAAGTTTTTATTCAGCGATTTTCTTTAACAATAGCAATGTATTTTCCGTCCTGACTCCgtcccatttttcatttgagTATGCCTGAAGCTTTTTGCAAATCTTCAGCATAGCAATGAAAATGGCTATCATTTTCACGTACTGTACTATGATTACTTGCGTGTTCAGATCAGCACAAATCCTTGCGAAATTTCTCCCGGACGGGGAAGTTCAGTGTAAGGTGCTTTCTGGCAACCTTTGGCATCTATCGATCAAACTTTGTACCAAGTAGCCAATGTTTGTGTCATCAAGTAGCAACTATTTGTGGCACCAAATACCAAATATTTGTGACAAATAGCCAAAGTCATCATCTTTTGTGGCACCAAATACCAAATATTTGTGACACCAAGTAGCCAATGTTTGTGTCATCACGCAGCAACTACTTGTGGCAACTATTTTTGGCACCAAGTAGCCAACGTTTGTGTCATCAAGTAACAACTATTTGTGGCACCAAGTACCCAATATTTGTTACACCAAGTAGCCAATGTTTGCGTCATCAAGTAGCAAGTATTTGCGGCACCAAGTACTCAACATTTGTGACATCAAGTAGCCAATGTTTGTGTCATCAAGTAGCAACTATTTATGGCACCAAGTACATAATATTTGTGACACCAAGTAGCCAATGCTAGTGCCATCAAGAAGCAACTATTTGTGGAGCCAGGTAATTAGTGCCCGTGGCATCAAATGGCCAGTATTTGTGGTTCAAGGGCAACAATGTCCGTGGCGCTTAGTAAACATTATTTGTGGTGCCAAGTAGCCAATGTTTGTGGCGCCAAGGACCAGATTTTAGAGGTAAAAATGAGGTGTCCAGCAGTTGCACTCATGTGACAAAGCCTCTATTTTTGCTAAGAGatcaaaaatgatgaaaaaacggCGAAAGTGCGACACTTTATCACCGAAATCATAACACTTTATCTCTCGTCATAGGCTGCTATTCAAAAGTTAGCCTTCCTCCagttttatactttaaaaaaaatcagatctttgattttgtttgtattacactttaaaattcattattaaaattcattaatttaatgaCCACCCCATACTGCATAACAATGACAACTGATCATATGTTTTTCCTAAGAATGCAAGACTATATACCACCGGTCCTACGACTACCTGAACATAATAGGGAAATCTATATATACCGTAAAGCAGGGGTCCTCAAATTTTTGGGTATCGTTACCTCCCCGCCCCCccggaaagaaaaatattggaatgcctAACATCTAatgcataattatgataaaaaattaatctatttaaatctgtgttatttattaatttattcatttatttattatgattattgataaattgactgaattttactccaaagaaccattacttttagaaagtgcctcgttacatCCCAGGAATGGCTTCAGTAACCCCCCGGGGgcaattacccccagtttgagaaccactgccctaaaGTGACacagaatttattcatttatttattattctatttattattattattgataaattgaccgaattttactccaaagaaccaCTACTTTTAGAAAGTACCTCGTTACCCCTAggaacggcttcattacccccagtttgagaaccactgccctaaagtgacagagagaatttatttatttatttatttattattttatttattattattgataaattgaccgaattttactccaaagaaccattacttttagaaagtacctcgttaccccccagaaacggcttcatcaCCCCCactttgagaaccactgccctaaagtgacagagagaatttatttatttatttattattttatttattattagtgatAAATTGACTGAATTTTTACTCCAAAGAATCATTAGTTTTAGAAAGTACCTCGTTACCCCTAggaacggcttcattacccccactttgagaaccactgccctaaagtgacagagagaatttatttatttatttattattttatttattattattgataaattgaCTGAATTTTTACTCCAAAGAATCATTAGTTTTAGAAAGTACCTCGTTACCCCTAggaacggcttcattacccccagtttgagaaccactgccctaaagtgacagagagaatttatttatttatttatttattattttatttattattattgataaattgaccgaattttactccaaagaaccaTTACTTTTAGAAAGTACCTCATTACCCCCAGGAACGGCTTCATCACCCCactttgagaaccactgccctaaagtgacagagagaatttatttatttatttattattttatttattattattgataaattgaCTGAATTTTTACTCAAAGAATCATTAGTTTTAGAAAGTTTTACCCCTAGGAACGGCTTATTACCCccatttgagaaccactgccctaaagtgacagagagaatttatttatttatttatttattattttatttactattattgatAAATTGACTGAATTTTTACTCCAAAGAATCATTAGTTTTAGAAAGTACCTCGTTACCCCTAGGAACGGCTTCAtcacccccagtttgagaaccactgccctaaagtgacagagagaatttatttatttatttattattttatttattattattgataaattgaCCAATTTTTTACTCAAAGAATCATTAGTTTTAGAAAGTACCTCGTTACCCTAggaacggcttcattacccccagtttgagaaccactgccctaaagtgacagagagaatttatttatttatttatttattattttatttactattattgatAAATTGAATGAATTTTTACTCCAAAGAATCATTAGTTTTAGAAAGTACCTCGTTACCCCTAGAACCCCAGTTTGCCACTGCAAagtgagagagaatttatttatttatctattattttatttattattattgataaattgaCCCCTCCAAAGAATCATTAGTTTTAGAAAGTACCTCGTTACCCCTAGGAACGGCTTCAtcacccccagtttgagaaccactgccctaaagtgacagagagaatttatttatttattcattattttatttattattattgataaattgaCCGAATTTTTACTCCAAAGAATCATTAGTTTTAGAAAGTACCTCGTTACCCCTAggaacggcttcattacccccagtttgagaaccactgccctaaaGTGACAAAGACAGAGACAGGAAACGAGAAATACCCATACCTCAGATCCCGTCTCGTTGCAGACAATGCGCCGTTCCCTCACGACTCCTTTCACCACCGTCTCACAGTGGCACTGTTCGTTGCATTTCAGGGAATTCGAAGCCTCGCTGCCCGCAAGGACGACGGCCAAGGTCGTGAGGAGGGCGGCGACCCCCGGCATCATGACTGCGGGCATTGAAGGCGAGTTTGTTTCACGAGATTTGTCTGAAAGGAGGAAAATCGACATCACATATTGTGTATGTGGTggtgatatgtgtatgtgtgtatatatataaagatatatatatatatatatatatatatatatatatatatatatatatatatatatatatatatatatacatatatatatatatatatatatatatatatatatatatatatatatatacaaatatatatatacaatatatatatatatatatatatatatatatatatacagtatatatatatgtgtgtgtgtgtatatatataataaaataatcaatatataatcacgtgtggaatatgtgtaatgtgtgtgtgactgtatataataaaaataatcaaattgaaTCACGTGTGCCGCCCACCAGGTCATTTcttcttgtatggcctagtgggcgctcccctgcctttcaattgaaagacctgggtctgatcctgatgtgactggaaatttatatatatctatatatagtatatatatatatatatatcatatataaagacctatatatatatcctatatatatatatatatatatatatatatatatatatatatagagagagagagagagagagagagagagagagagagagagagagagagatacatacatatatatatatttttcacgaaatagccacacaacttcactgtgtatatacatttatactgctCATGTTAGGCTTCAATTAGACCTGATGATGAAGAATGTATATCTTCGAAAGCCTGTGTttggtaaattgtactttgtaaactaaagaatttggaacctaaaACCATCCTGTCCTTGAAGCTAATTGAAGCCTAAAAGAgcggtatatgtgtgtgtgtgttcatttatatatatatatatatatatatatatatatatatatatatatatatatatatatataatatatatatatatatatatatatatatatatatatatatatatatatatatatgccagtatgtatatatatatatatatatatataatatgtatacatattagcagagagagagagagagagaaagagagagagaataacatacatcactaaaagaaaaattgaaaatctaaTTGAACACCTCTGTTCATCTCTTATTGTatctgaataaaattaataagaattttgCTACAACATTTTTCCTGACTTTGAAATGTTAACATTCTGATTTCTCAGAAGACGAAAATGTGTCGAGGActcaatggaatggaatggaacggaatatggAGTTtgggccaaacgccaagcgctgggtcctatgaggtcattcagcgctggaaaggaaattgatagtagataggtttgacaggtgtaacaggaggaaaacctcaaagcagttgcattttgaaataattgttaggagagagtggatagcaagacggaagaaagggaatatgaatggaggtacagttaaaggaatgaaaggggttgcagctaggggccgataggacgctgcaaggaacctttagtaatgtctacagtgcaccctgtgaggtgcactgacggcgctaccccccttaCGGGGATCAGGTGCGCATGAGCTTTTGCTGAATATgcaaaaatcacaggaaaaaaataactaatcaaGGAACTCATTTACAGACTCAAGCTTCTTTTAACCTACAAAACAAGGTTATTCAGTAGATATTTCAGCTTTGCCAAGAATCAGTTGATATTTGACAAAATTACACTTAATAAATCTCTACCAATTATCTTGATAATCCTCCAATTTTTCTTCCTTAAAGGTTAGAGAACGTATGAATGAATAATGGTCGAGATAGTTTCCATGGCGACAAACTGTCAAATTTCCATCAACAACGATAAAATATTATCAACAGATTCATCAGAACCCGTTCATTCATTCTCGAGACATCCAAAACACCGGGCAACAAACGCTTCCCACTACGTGGGTGTAAGGTTTCACACCCTGATGAATGTAAGTATTTttaggcatttaaaaaaaagcaaactgaAAACTTCTTGCATGTGCGAATATTCCCAGGCTCAGCAATGccaaacctacacacacacacacacacacacacacacacacacacacacatatatatatatatatatatatatatatatatatatatatatatatatatatatatatatatatatatatatatatatatatatatatatatatatatatgttatatatatacaaatttatatatagatgtatatatacatatgtatatatatacataaatatatataataaacatacatacctaGATGTTTTAAACAATTATGCATGCACCTATTTATAGAAATGTCAACACAGATACACCAAATGAGGGGGCAGCACCTGCCTGCCAGTAAGCactttgtagctttctgaatgtGAAATGATTGCATCACTCCGGATACTATGCGTTATTTACTGTGGTTAACTGCTGGACAATGACATATCCTAataacgtcatatatatatatatatatatatatatatatatatatatatatatatatatatatatatatatatagagagagagagagagagagagagagagagagagagagagagagagagagagagagagagagagagcacaaacctCACCAACTACTTCTCTCTTTGATATGAAGCACCCACGGGCCGTACTTCACCTTTCTTGCAACATGCCTCTGCTGCCGTTGTTTTAGGCGTTCGTCGCGATGGTAAACAAGAGACTATTCGATCATCTGATTCGTCTACTATGAATCGTGACCTGTTATCCACTGCATGCCTTGACAGAACATGGACGTACGAAATCATATAAACGTCACCGAACCCACAGCGAACACGACGTTCGAGCCTGAGAACGGCTGGGACCACAAGGGTCATTTTCGCTAAACTTTTCGTCTTGATGACGTTGGTATAACACACCATAAACCGCTGACTGACTTTCTGCGGagcttcatacacacacacacacacacacacacacacacacacacgccaggaaatgacattaaaaaaGCATTGGTTTAAATACGGTTTATTATTTGTCAACTTTACTATTTGTCTTTGCAACTAAAATACTGACGGATGATGTCTACCAATTATGgcaatatttcagagagagagagagagagagagagagagagagagagagagagagagagagagaggcaataataCAACTTTACACGTgcatgcgttatatatatatatatatatatatatatatatatatatatatatatatatatatatatagagagatatatatatatatatatatagagagagagagagagagagagagagagagagagagagagagagagagaggcaataataCAAACTGGGATACGAATGTAGAGCATAAGGTAGAAGATAAGTAAAGCCAGCAGAATCATCAGTACTTATGTTTCGAAAATCGTAATTACGATGGAAGTAAATAACAGGATTCTTGGGTTAAAAGCGTCACTCAGACTTGCATATAAACTATCCCAAAATGTTAGTTCACTTATTTATACGGTATGGTAAAAACAGGCATCGCAAAAACAATGGTCAAAGGCTCCGGCATTAGAAGTAATACTATCTGTATATCATGTATATGTGTCTGTCAAATCTGTcagtctgtatacatatatatatacatatatatatatatatatatatatatgaaattttatcacaccgtgatttatatacaatcatatacaaatatatataaagttacgctatcggtatatatatataagtgataaatatatatatatataaagcctattcatagttgacgtaaaccattgagccaatggtttacgtcaacagTCGCTGAATAtatcgcggttcgtgtccccacgattccatatttatcacttatataaatacaataacgGAGATAtatagcgtggatttcgatattaagcaagcttcatgattatatatatatatatatatatattatatatatatatatatatatatatatatatatatatatatatatataatatatctatatattttatatatgtgtatatttatatatatacattatatacataaactgtatatatgcatatatacaaatatatatctctctatatatatattttatatatatttatttatatttatatatatatttgtatatatttacatatacgtatgtatatataatatatacacacacatacacacacacacacacacacacacacacatatatatatatatatatatatatatatatatatatatatatatatatatacatatacatatacatatacacttcttGGAAAATTTCTTTCATCACCGCCACTGTCAATTTCCTGTAATTCTTCAGGATGTTTTTCGAACTGTCCTTTATCAATCCTATCAATCCTACTCGGGATTTACTGCATCTGCTTTAATTAAGGATTCTTTGTGGATTCTGTGGGGGTCCCACGGATGCTGGGAAAAACCTTGGGGGgg
The sequence above is drawn from the Macrobrachium rosenbergii isolate ZJJX-2024 chromosome 15, ASM4041242v1, whole genome shotgun sequence genome and encodes:
- the LOC136846709 gene encoding uncharacterized protein codes for the protein MPAVMMPGVAALLTTLAVVLAGSEASNSLKCNEQCHCETVVKGVVRERRIVCNETGSEPVHLAEEIFLTSAEETISQVYVRVEKSVRVTLTEGFITAWKGYPSSALDVWDVEFLSLPKNLNDPGHWNRLRHTFAGIGLKGCTVDELPRYLFSGKPKAGLRLIQSTVGIVRTDAFSNVEMLNYLEVESSDIGIFKGPTTEPGRLVVSNMNSVTAVKFHNSVIGRIESGAFNLTSSVVHQMVLENVTIARLDTDAIVTSRINLVLGNSSVADMRPGALRTENGGNIRVRNNRIVAQPGALTHLKCSFSDHYITGNYIDIPFSGAEEPVDSDSDEATNSTETSAVPSYTSSPYKSSTLYDLASTRLKQVLDPTCVPHNLPRWATRTPCSLKGPPQTEKQSSDVMYIVLYSLIGICVIAVVAAIALSCVLVTSRNRRRRVVDHPPAVLMSQISDPLYEEASTFLMPPPVPSPIQFLPEGKGAASCSGTLGRNGCGGDAQNNSRVENNYLFMR